The Achromobacter deleyi genome has a window encoding:
- a CDS encoding quinone oxidoreductase family protein, with protein sequence MASNLVKAIRIEQHGGPEVLKLVEVEVPPPAANEVTIEQHAAGLNFIDIYFRTGLYPHPLPHGLGFEGAGVVTAVGADVKHLKKGDRVAYGQSPIGAYAKARNVPAAQVVKVPKGIGFDEAAALMLKGLTVQYLFRQTYRLQGGETILFHAAAGGVGLIACQWAKALGVKLIGTVSSPEKAELARANGAWETIDYSRENVAERVLELTGGKKVPVVYDGVGKDTWETSLDCIEPRGLMVSFGNASGPVAGVNLATLNQKGSLYVTRPSLGVHVNTLEKLQAASEELFDLVLKKKIKVRIDQRYPLEQAGEAQTALASRKTTGATVLMLD encoded by the coding sequence ATGGCCAGCAATCTCGTCAAGGCAATTCGTATCGAGCAGCACGGTGGTCCTGAAGTTTTGAAGCTGGTTGAGGTGGAAGTTCCTCCGCCCGCCGCCAACGAAGTCACGATCGAGCAGCACGCCGCCGGTCTGAATTTCATCGATATCTATTTCCGCACGGGCTTGTATCCGCATCCGCTGCCGCACGGCCTGGGCTTCGAAGGCGCCGGCGTGGTGACCGCCGTGGGCGCCGACGTCAAGCACCTGAAGAAGGGCGACCGCGTCGCCTATGGCCAGAGCCCCATTGGCGCCTACGCCAAGGCGCGCAACGTGCCTGCCGCCCAGGTCGTCAAGGTGCCCAAGGGCATCGGTTTTGACGAGGCCGCCGCGTTGATGCTCAAGGGCTTGACGGTGCAATACCTGTTCCGCCAGACCTATCGCCTGCAAGGCGGCGAGACCATTCTGTTCCACGCCGCCGCCGGTGGCGTGGGCCTGATCGCATGCCAATGGGCCAAGGCCCTGGGCGTGAAGCTGATCGGCACGGTCTCCAGCCCCGAAAAGGCCGAGCTGGCCCGCGCCAACGGCGCATGGGAAACCATCGATTACTCGCGTGAAAACGTGGCCGAGCGCGTGCTGGAACTGACCGGCGGCAAGAAAGTCCCGGTGGTATATGACGGCGTGGGCAAGGACACCTGGGAAACGTCGCTGGACTGCATCGAGCCGCGCGGCCTGATGGTCAGCTTCGGCAATGCGTCCGGTCCGGTGGCAGGCGTCAACCTGGCCACGCTGAACCAGAAGGGCAGCCTGTACGTCACGCGCCCGTCGCTGGGCGTCCACGTGAACACGCTGGAAAAGCTGCAGGCCGCTTCCGAAGAGCTGTTCGACCTTGTCCTGAAAAAGAAGATCAAGGTTCGCATTGATCAGCGCTATCCGCTGGAGCAGGCGGGTGAAGCGCAGACCGCGCTGGCCTCGCGCAAGACCACCGGCGCCACGGTGCTGATGCTGGACTGA
- a CDS encoding DMT family transporter, with amino-acid sequence MNRIAKLTPVPLPSGRAAGIAMAVLGAVLFSAKAIVVKFTYRYGIDAVTLIAFRMLFAMPFFAVVAWHQSRRAARGEIVVMTTKERVQVCVLGLLGYYLSSFLDFLGLRYITASLERLILFLSPSLVVLLSALWFKRPIERRQWMAMVLSYAGVVLVFAHDLSFGGGGEVLLGSLFVFGSAASYSVYLICSGELIKRVGPTRLVAYAMLVSCVACIIQFFLVHPASMLIQPAAVYGYSIIHATLNTVVPVFMLMWAVSLIGAPTASLLGMVGPVSVLFLASWFLNEPITIWQMAGTALVLAGVFALMGGGASGKAPVLQGDAQPPR; translated from the coding sequence ATGAATCGTATTGCCAAGCTTACGCCGGTCCCGCTGCCTTCCGGCCGCGCCGCCGGAATCGCCATGGCGGTGCTTGGCGCGGTCCTCTTCTCAGCCAAGGCCATCGTCGTCAAGTTCACCTACCGCTACGGCATCGACGCGGTCACGCTGATTGCCTTCCGCATGCTGTTCGCCATGCCCTTCTTCGCGGTGGTGGCCTGGCACCAGTCGCGCCGCGCGGCGCGCGGCGAGATCGTCGTCATGACGACCAAGGAACGCGTGCAGGTCTGCGTCCTGGGCTTGTTGGGCTATTACCTGTCCAGCTTCCTGGACTTCCTGGGATTGCGCTACATCACCGCCAGCCTGGAACGGCTGATCCTGTTCCTGTCGCCGTCGCTGGTCGTGCTGCTGTCGGCGCTCTGGTTCAAGCGGCCGATCGAACGCCGGCAATGGATGGCCATGGTGCTGTCGTATGCCGGCGTGGTGCTGGTGTTCGCCCACGACTTGTCCTTTGGCGGGGGCGGCGAGGTGCTGTTAGGGTCTTTGTTCGTTTTCGGATCCGCGGCAAGCTATTCTGTGTACCTGATTTGTTCCGGGGAACTGATCAAGCGGGTCGGTCCGACGCGTCTGGTGGCCTACGCCATGCTGGTGTCGTGCGTGGCCTGCATCATCCAGTTCTTCCTGGTGCATCCCGCGTCGATGCTGATCCAGCCCGCCGCGGTCTATGGCTATTCCATCATTCACGCCACTCTTAATACGGTGGTGCCGGTGTTCATGCTGATGTGGGCGGTGTCGCTGATCGGCGCGCCGACCGCGTCGCTGCTGGGCATGGTGGGGCCGGTGTCGGTGCTGTTCCTGGCGTCATGGTTCCTGAACGAGCCCATCACGATATGGCAGATGGCGGGAACCGCATTGGTGCTGGCGGGGGTGTTCGCATTGATGGGGGGCGGCGCCAGCGGGAAGGCGCCCGTCTTGCAAGGCGATGCGCAACCCCCGCGTTGA